In Juglans regia cultivar Chandler chromosome 5, Walnut 2.0, whole genome shotgun sequence, the following are encoded in one genomic region:
- the LOC108988973 gene encoding transcription factor IBH1-like: protein MNPRRSISSNPASTVKSRFTNGFLKALLRINRQRITSTTAYTPREIFRGYLRVKIAADVSMASAIGSRRAWSRAMLRKVRSHGRDGAQVRRMSFLAMRKRNLYGKKIKCVEEDVGCYQANVLRKLVPGGAAMDMCCLLGETAHYIKCLNTQVKVMRRIAEVFST, encoded by the coding sequence ATGAATCCTAGGCGCTCCATCTCTTCGAACCCTGCTAGTACAGTAAAATCTAGGTTCACCAATGGCTTCCTTAAAGCCTTGTTGAGAATAAATAGGCAAAGAATTACCAGTACTACTGCATATACCCCTAGGGAGATCTTTCGGGGATACCTCAGAGTCAAGATTGCAGCTGATGTTTCCATGGCTTCTGCTATCGGCTCAAGGAGAGCTTGGAGTCGAGCTATGCTTCGCAAGGTTCGTAGCCATGGTCGAGACGGTGCTCAGGTTAGAAGAATGAGCTTTCTTGCcatgaggaaaagaaatttatatgggAAGAAGATCAAGTGTGTCGAGGAGGACGTAGGTTGTTACCAAGCCAACGTGCTACGAAAACTGGTGCCTGGTGGTGCAGCCATGGATATGTGCTGTTTGTTAGGTGAGACTGCTCATTATATAAAGTGCCTCAATACCCAGGTAAAGGTGATGAGAAGAATTGCTGAAGTTTTCTCCACTTGA